The proteins below come from a single Salinilacihabitans rarus genomic window:
- a CDS encoding PRC-barrel domain-containing protein, translating into MSEILAENLSGKAVMGSDGTELGMLYNITMDLKSGSLHDLVVEPDEELALDAVRFKYDDAGRFLVPVSRVQAVKDYIVVTR; encoded by the coding sequence ATGAGCGAGATACTCGCCGAGAACCTCTCGGGGAAGGCCGTCATGGGATCCGACGGTACGGAACTCGGGATGCTCTACAACATCACGATGGACCTCAAATCGGGCAGCCTCCACGACCTCGTCGTCGAACCCGACGAGGAACTCGCCCTCGACGCCGTCCGGTTCAAGTACGACGACGCCGGCCGGTTTCTCGTCCCCGTCAGCCGCGTTCAGGCGGTGAAAGACTACATTGTCGTCACGCGCTAA
- a CDS encoding NOB1 family endonuclease: MYVLDSSAFIHDFHTTEQTATIPLVREELEDESAYRYDAMEGSGMHVHIPNDDTTETVHRAARESGDLDVLSETDVRLVAAAFELDATLVTDDYAMQNVAEKLNVDVEVIAREGISEVRDWRFQCRGCGREFDEEKDRCPICGSGLARKNPT, translated from the coding sequence ATGTACGTTCTCGACTCGTCGGCTTTTATCCACGACTTCCACACGACCGAACAGACCGCGACGATCCCGCTCGTCCGCGAGGAACTCGAAGACGAGAGCGCCTACCGCTACGACGCCATGGAGGGGTCGGGGATGCACGTCCACATCCCCAACGACGACACCACCGAGACGGTCCACCGGGCCGCCCGCGAGTCCGGCGACCTCGACGTGCTCTCCGAGACCGACGTCCGCCTCGTCGCCGCCGCGTTCGAACTCGACGCCACGCTCGTCACCGACGACTACGCGATGCAAAACGTCGCCGAGAAGCTGAACGTCGACGTCGAGGTGATCGCCCGCGAGGGCATCTCCGAGGTGCGCGACTGGCGGTTCCAGTGTCGGGGCTGTGGCCGCGAGTTCGACGAGGAGAAAGACCGCTGTCCGATCTGCGGCTCCGGGCTGGCGCGGAAGAACCCGACGTAG
- a CDS encoding CPBP family intramembrane glutamic endopeptidase: MNETARADDGPLAADGAASAAGAALAAVAAGGVAVPIRRGVAEPAVATATVLALVALGAFLARRYGVVERRRAGAVAVAASVGVVLSSGYALNVGATGDVGLPGLSGTLPFVFVTFLAGGGAAGLGVAQYAGVSNAGLWRRTTLAVELTIVGAAGLIATQIGTVLVALPVFAAVGEPTQGGLVALSQVGRAVGTLALVVGYLRLKGYDLGFVDLRVPSLRDLAWGIGGVIALFAAVVAITELMAAVGAESSQHGTAQQAEQNPELMLVYVPAAILVIGPFEELLYRNVIQKSLYGVFSRAGAVVVASVIFAAVHLTAYDTAAFGAVLASLATVFGLSLTLGIVYERTENLLVPAAVHGLYNAIVFANLYGAYA; encoded by the coding sequence ATGAACGAGACAGCGCGGGCCGACGACGGCCCTCTCGCGGCCGACGGCGCCGCCTCCGCCGCGGGCGCCGCCCTCGCGGCGGTCGCCGCCGGCGGCGTCGCCGTCCCGATCCGTCGCGGCGTCGCGGAGCCGGCCGTCGCGACGGCGACCGTCCTCGCGCTCGTCGCGCTCGGCGCGTTCCTCGCCCGCCGGTACGGCGTCGTCGAGCGGCGACGCGCCGGAGCGGTCGCCGTCGCCGCCAGCGTCGGCGTCGTCCTCTCGTCGGGGTACGCGCTCAACGTCGGCGCGACCGGCGACGTCGGGCTGCCGGGGCTCTCGGGGACGCTCCCGTTCGTGTTCGTGACGTTCCTCGCGGGCGGCGGGGCGGCCGGCCTCGGCGTCGCCCAGTACGCGGGCGTGTCGAACGCGGGGCTGTGGCGGCGGACGACGCTCGCGGTCGAGTTGACGATCGTCGGCGCCGCCGGCCTGATCGCGACCCAGATCGGGACGGTGCTCGTCGCGTTGCCCGTCTTCGCGGCGGTCGGCGAGCCGACCCAGGGAGGGCTCGTCGCGCTGAGTCAGGTCGGCCGGGCCGTCGGTACGCTCGCCCTCGTGGTCGGCTACCTCCGGCTGAAGGGGTACGACCTCGGCTTCGTCGACCTGCGCGTCCCGTCGCTGCGCGACCTCGCGTGGGGAATCGGGGGCGTGATCGCGCTGTTCGCCGCGGTGGTGGCGATCACGGAGCTCATGGCCGCGGTCGGGGCCGAGAGCTCACAGCACGGGACCGCCCAGCAGGCCGAGCAGAACCCGGAACTGATGCTGGTGTACGTCCCCGCGGCGATCCTGGTCATCGGGCCGTTCGAGGAGTTGCTCTACCGCAACGTGATCCAGAAGTCGCTGTACGGCGTCTTCTCGCGGGCGGGCGCGGTCGTCGTCGCGAGCGTCATCTTCGCCGCGGTCCACCTGACGGCCTACGACACGGCCGCGTTCGGGGCCGTCCTCGCCAGCCTCGCGACCGTCTTCGGGCTCTCGTTGACGCTCGGAATCGTCTACGAGCGCACGGAGAACCTGCTCGTCCCCGCGGCGGTCCACGGCCTCTACAACGCCATCGTCTTCGCCAACCTCTACGGCGCGTACGCCTGA
- a CDS encoding glucose-6-phosphate isomerase yields the protein MDVDIGNALASVASPGVSRDALERLDERVADAHERIEAGRANDEHGYAALNLPERTDPDEVGAAVDPVADADALVTVGIGGSALGAATITDALGDDTETVFLDNVDPAWVSARLADLPLERTAVNVVSRSGTTAETLANFLVVREAFAAAGVDWTERTVVTTGDAGPLRDLADRHGLPALAVPDGVPGRFSALSAVGLVAAAVCGVDLEALLDGARAEAESLTGSLFECPAYAYGATAYALDGRGAGINAMMPYAESLETYAEWFAQLWAESLGKDDLGQTPVRALGVTDQHSQLQLYRAGPRDKLVTFVRPRAGADRPIPATEVDALAYLGDATLRELLDAEFAATEASLAAAGRPNVRVEIERVDARELGGLLYGMEAACVLAGELYGVNAFDQPAVEWAKKATRGLLGGDDGAAEAVAEKTELRVER from the coding sequence ATGGACGTCGACATCGGGAACGCGCTCGCGTCGGTCGCCTCGCCGGGCGTCTCGCGGGACGCCCTCGAACGGCTGGACGAGCGGGTCGCGGACGCCCACGAGCGCATCGAGGCCGGGCGGGCGAACGACGAGCACGGCTACGCCGCGCTGAACCTCCCCGAACGGACGGACCCGGACGAGGTCGGCGCGGCGGTCGACCCCGTCGCGGACGCCGACGCGCTCGTGACCGTCGGCATCGGCGGCAGCGCGCTGGGCGCCGCCACGATCACGGACGCGCTCGGCGACGACACGGAGACCGTCTTCCTCGACAACGTCGACCCCGCGTGGGTCTCCGCGCGCCTCGCCGACCTGCCGTTAGAGCGGACGGCGGTCAACGTCGTCTCCCGGTCGGGGACGACCGCGGAGACGCTCGCGAACTTCCTCGTCGTCCGCGAGGCGTTCGCGGCGGCGGGCGTCGACTGGACCGAGCGGACGGTCGTCACGACCGGCGACGCGGGGCCGCTTCGGGACCTCGCGGACCGCCACGGCCTGCCCGCGCTCGCGGTCCCGGACGGCGTCCCCGGCCGGTTCTCGGCGCTGTCGGCGGTCGGGCTGGTCGCCGCCGCGGTCTGCGGGGTCGACCTCGAAGCGCTGCTCGACGGCGCGCGGGCGGAGGCCGAGAGCCTGACGGGGTCGCTGTTCGAGTGTCCCGCCTACGCCTACGGCGCGACGGCGTACGCCCTCGACGGGCGCGGGGCCGGGATCAACGCGATGATGCCGTACGCGGAGTCGCTCGAAACCTACGCCGAGTGGTTCGCCCAGCTGTGGGCCGAGAGCCTCGGGAAGGACGACCTCGGGCAGACGCCGGTGCGCGCGCTCGGGGTCACCGACCAGCACTCCCAGCTACAGCTCTACCGGGCCGGGCCGCGGGACAAACTGGTGACGTTCGTCCGGCCGCGGGCGGGCGCGGATCGGCCGATCCCCGCCACCGAGGTCGACGCCCTCGCCTACCTCGGGGACGCGACGCTCCGGGAACTGCTCGACGCCGAGTTCGCGGCGACCGAGGCGAGTCTGGCGGCCGCGGGCCGGCCGAACGTCCGCGTCGAAATCGAGCGCGTCGACGCGCGCGAACTCGGCGGGCTGCTGTACGGGATGGAGGCCGCCTGCGTCCTCGCGGGCGAACTCTACGGCGTGAACGCCTTCGACCAGCCGGCCGTCGAGTGGGCGAAGAAGGCCACCCGCGGGCTGCTCGGCGGGGATGACGGGGCGGCCGAGGCGGTCGCCGAGAAGACGGAACTGCGCGTCGAACGGTGA
- the fabG gene encoding 3-oxoacyl-ACP reductase FabG, protein MTVEDSIAIVTGGASGIGYGIAEVLSNDGATVVVADVDEPAAEAAADDLPGPATAVGVDVTERESTEALAEAVVDEYGRIDVLCANAGIFPSAPLEELSVDDWDRVNDVNVKGAFLSVQACLPYMREHDYGRIVLTSSITGPMVGYPGWAHYGASKAAMLGFVRTAAIEVADADITINAVLPGNVRTGGLDDLGEEYLDRMRESIPKGELGTPEDVGHAVAFLASDRAGYITGTTLVVDGGQTLPESQLALEEVE, encoded by the coding sequence ATGACAGTCGAGGACTCGATAGCCATCGTGACCGGCGGTGCGAGCGGGATCGGCTACGGTATCGCGGAGGTGCTCTCGAACGACGGGGCGACGGTCGTCGTCGCCGACGTCGACGAACCGGCCGCCGAGGCGGCGGCCGACGACCTCCCGGGGCCGGCGACGGCCGTCGGGGTCGACGTGACCGAGCGCGAGTCGACCGAGGCGCTCGCCGAGGCCGTCGTCGACGAGTACGGCCGCATCGACGTGCTGTGTGCGAACGCGGGCATCTTCCCGTCGGCGCCGCTCGAAGAGCTGTCGGTCGACGACTGGGACCGGGTCAACGACGTCAACGTGAAGGGGGCGTTCCTCTCCGTGCAGGCGTGTCTGCCGTACATGCGCGAGCACGATTACGGCCGCATCGTGCTCACCTCCTCGATCACGGGGCCGATGGTCGGCTACCCCGGCTGGGCCCACTACGGCGCGAGCAAGGCCGCGATGCTCGGCTTCGTGCGGACCGCCGCCATCGAGGTCGCCGACGCGGACATCACGATCAACGCGGTGCTCCCGGGGAACGTCCGCACGGGCGGGCTCGACGACCTCGGCGAGGAGTACCTCGACCGGATGCGCGAGTCCATCCCGAAGGGGGAACTCGGCACGCCCGAGGACGTCGGCCACGCGGTGGCGTTTCTCGCCTCCGACCGGGCCGGGTACATAACCGGGACGACGCTCGTCGTCGACGGCGGCCAGACGCTCCCCGAGTCGCAACTGGCCCTCGAAGAGGTCGAGTAG
- a CDS encoding DUF5812 family protein: MTEKTGTFVVTHAESESAVVRDVDTAQVHTLSSNPGVEVHDVIEATVAPDPPLSVTWKVVEVDERRTIDLVDSDLEPTRQSVEAAGEADVGDLVRTERAGAGEIHVLSLPPAETESAARDVLEDVETVARAARLGAVRVEVRRSPEEGVLSVRYLPD, translated from the coding sequence ATGACCGAGAAGACGGGCACGTTCGTCGTCACTCACGCCGAGTCCGAGTCGGCCGTGGTCCGCGACGTCGACACCGCGCAGGTACACACCCTCTCGTCTAACCCGGGCGTCGAGGTCCACGACGTCATCGAGGCGACCGTCGCGCCGGACCCGCCGCTGTCGGTCACCTGGAAGGTCGTCGAGGTCGACGAACGACGGACGATCGACCTCGTCGACAGCGACCTCGAACCCACCCGCCAGTCCGTCGAGGCCGCGGGCGAGGCCGACGTCGGGGATCTGGTCCGGACCGAGCGCGCCGGTGCCGGCGAGATCCACGTCCTCTCGCTCCCGCCGGCGGAGACCGAGAGCGCGGCCCGCGACGTCCTGGAGGACGTCGAGACGGTCGCGCGGGCGGCCCGCCTCGGGGCCGTCCGGGTCGAGGTGCGCCGGTCGCCCGAGGAGGGCGTACTCAGCGTCCGCTACCTCCCGGACTGA
- the secF gene encoding protein translocase subunit SecF: MGYFEVPEIDYSRYTNRQLAAVPLALLAVALLVLAGGWVVYGTPVQLGMDFSGGSELTVQTSTPEGDIPAAFDEEPESIQSIQTEDQYIVKFPAADDVDGEASGDGENRLTQLREQAASNLQPIEGSDEVVLSASSTSASFGLETLRTALLGLSAAFVGMSLLAFVLFRTFVPSIAIVVSAFSDVMIPLAFMNVVGIPLSLGTIAALLMLIGYSVDSDILLNNHILRRSGSFYESTYRAMQTGVTMTVTSMSAMFVMAISAWAFGIDLLASIGIILVVGLATDLLNTYMLNLSLLRWYKFEGVAR, translated from the coding sequence ATGGGCTATTTCGAGGTACCGGAGATCGACTACTCACGGTACACGAACCGTCAACTTGCGGCGGTTCCGCTCGCGCTTCTCGCGGTCGCGTTGCTCGTCCTCGCGGGCGGCTGGGTCGTCTACGGGACCCCCGTCCAGCTGGGGATGGACTTCTCCGGGGGCTCGGAGCTCACCGTCCAGACGTCGACGCCGGAAGGGGACATTCCGGCCGCGTTCGACGAGGAGCCCGAGTCGATCCAGTCGATCCAGACCGAAGACCAGTACATCGTCAAGTTCCCCGCCGCCGACGACGTCGACGGGGAGGCAAGCGGCGACGGGGAGAACCGCCTCACCCAGCTCAGGGAACAGGCGGCGTCGAACCTCCAGCCGATCGAGGGCTCCGACGAGGTCGTCCTCTCGGCGTCGTCGACCTCGGCCAGTTTCGGCCTCGAGACCCTGCGGACCGCGCTGCTGGGCCTCTCCGCCGCGTTCGTCGGCATGAGCCTCCTCGCGTTCGTGCTCTTTCGGACGTTCGTCCCGTCGATCGCCATCGTCGTCTCGGCGTTCTCCGACGTGATGATCCCGCTCGCGTTCATGAACGTCGTCGGTATCCCGCTCTCGCTGGGGACGATCGCCGCGTTGCTGATGCTGATCGGCTACTCGGTCGACTCAGACATCCTGCTGAACAACCACATCCTCCGCCGGAGCGGTAGCTTCTACGAGAGCACGTACCGGGCGATGCAGACCGGCGTCACGATGACCGTCACGTCGATGTCGGCGATGTTCGTGATGGCCATCTCGGCGTGGGCGTTCGGCATCGACCTGCTCGCGTCGATCGGGATCATCCTCGTCGTCGGCCTCGCGACCGACCTGCTGAACACCTACATGCTGAACCTCAGCCTGCTTCGCTGGTACAAGTTCGAGGGGGTGGCCCGATGA
- a CDS encoding preprotein translocase subunit SecD, which produces MIGALRENWRIALLGVFVAFALVALFVPGGVFADDSYAGAEDESFRESPTNLEYGLGLDGGTRVSAPVVGMTVEDVDLGVDPTTDDPQVVADREDEVEATLSEELDLETGDAAVRYDEGSNEFTVEVFVEDVTKAEFAAALNEAGVDATESDVRDGVTAQTRDEIVTTVETKVNEAGLSGARVFDSSSGSGNQHYIVVEVPDMTYEEVRGLLEDRGVVDVVAHYPGEDGEHVNEVVLTRDEMDTISPPQYNDREGYYYVAVTLEDDAAEQFEQKMVDTGFTSDPVCRYEENGSSEGHCLLTRVDGEVVDARGMNPDLGADMESGQWKNSPTYILPTQDRQEAQVLSVNLQAGALTAPLDFENDQVYSLQPALAEQFKVYSLFIGLFSVVTVSGVVYLRYTDARVAVPMILTAVSEVVILLGFAALIRMPLDLSHVAGFIAVVGTGVDDLVIIADEVLDEGDVNSRRVFESRFKKAFWVIGAAAATTIVALSPLALLSLGDLRGFAIITILGVLVGVLVTRPAYGDILRRLLTDR; this is translated from the coding sequence ATGATCGGGGCCCTGCGCGAGAACTGGCGGATCGCCCTGCTCGGGGTCTTCGTCGCGTTCGCGCTCGTCGCGCTGTTCGTCCCCGGGGGCGTCTTCGCCGACGACAGCTACGCCGGGGCGGAAGACGAGAGCTTCCGGGAGAGTCCGACGAACCTCGAGTACGGCCTCGGCCTCGACGGCGGCACCCGCGTCAGCGCGCCGGTCGTCGGAATGACCGTCGAGGACGTCGACCTCGGGGTCGACCCGACGACGGACGACCCGCAGGTCGTCGCCGACCGCGAGGACGAGGTCGAGGCGACGCTCTCCGAGGAACTCGACCTCGAAACCGGCGACGCGGCCGTCCGCTACGACGAGGGCAGCAACGAGTTCACCGTCGAGGTGTTCGTCGAGGACGTCACGAAAGCGGAGTTCGCCGCGGCGCTGAACGAGGCCGGCGTCGACGCCACCGAATCGGACGTCCGCGACGGGGTCACCGCCCAGACCCGCGACGAGATCGTGACGACCGTCGAGACGAAGGTCAACGAGGCGGGGCTCAGCGGTGCGCGCGTCTTCGACTCGTCCTCCGGGTCGGGCAACCAACACTACATCGTCGTCGAGGTGCCGGACATGACCTACGAGGAGGTCCGGGGCCTGCTGGAAGACCGCGGCGTCGTCGACGTCGTCGCCCACTACCCCGGCGAGGACGGCGAGCACGTCAACGAGGTCGTCCTCACGCGCGACGAGATGGACACGATCAGTCCCCCCCAGTACAACGACCGGGAGGGGTACTACTACGTCGCGGTGACCCTCGAGGACGACGCGGCCGAGCAGTTCGAGCAGAAGATGGTCGACACGGGCTTTACGAGCGACCCCGTCTGCCGCTACGAGGAGAACGGCTCCAGCGAGGGCCACTGCCTGCTCACCCGGGTCGACGGCGAGGTCGTCGACGCCCGTGGGATGAATCCCGACCTCGGCGCGGACATGGAGTCCGGCCAGTGGAAGAACAGCCCGACGTACATCCTGCCCACGCAGGACCGCCAGGAGGCGCAGGTGCTGTCGGTCAACCTCCAGGCCGGCGCGCTGACCGCGCCGCTTGACTTCGAGAACGATCAGGTCTACTCGCTCCAGCCCGCACTGGCCGAGCAGTTCAAGGTCTACTCGCTGTTCATCGGCCTGTTCTCGGTCGTGACGGTCAGCGGCGTCGTCTACCTGCGCTACACCGACGCGCGCGTCGCCGTCCCGATGATCCTGACGGCGGTCTCGGAGGTCGTCATCCTGCTCGGCTTTGCGGCGCTGATCCGGATGCCACTCGACCTCTCGCACGTCGCCGGCTTCATCGCCGTCGTCGGGACGGGGGTCGACGACCTCGTCATCATCGCCGACGAGGTGTTAGACGAGGGCGACGTCAACTCCCGGCGCGTGTTCGAGTCGCGGTTCAAGAAGGCGTTCTGGGTCATCGGCGCCGCCGCGGCGACGACGATCGTCGCCCTCTCGCCGCTGGCGCTGCTCTCCCTCGGGGACCTCCGCGGGTTCGCGATCATCACGATCCTCGGCGTCCTCGTCGGCGTCCTCGTGACCCGGCCCGCCTACGGCGACATCCTCCGGCGGCTGCTGACCGACCGCTAG
- the rnhB gene encoding ribonuclease HII, with protein MPFGVDEAGKGPALGSMFAAAVWVDDRARLPDGIADSKRLAPTRREELAGRMRASDGVRIGVAEVTPARIDDPETDMNSLAVAAHAEAIEAAADAAGTEGPAGLCDACDTDADRFARRVADACGIDATVEARHGADDEDALVGAASVIAKVERDAHVAAIAAEYDEYGGVGSGYPSDPATRAFLEAYVDDRGELPPCARSSWATCEEVLATAEQASLGEF; from the coding sequence ATGCCGTTCGGCGTCGACGAGGCGGGGAAGGGGCCGGCGCTCGGGTCGATGTTCGCGGCGGCGGTCTGGGTCGACGACCGCGCGCGCCTGCCCGACGGAATCGCCGACTCGAAGCGTCTCGCGCCCACACGCCGCGAGGAGTTGGCGGGGCGGATGCGCGCGAGCGACGGGGTCCGGATCGGCGTCGCCGAGGTCACCCCCGCGCGGATCGACGACCCCGAGACCGACATGAACTCGCTGGCGGTCGCGGCCCACGCCGAGGCCATCGAGGCCGCCGCCGACGCGGCCGGAACGGAGGGACCCGCGGGACTGTGCGACGCCTGCGACACCGACGCAGACCGCTTCGCGCGGCGGGTCGCCGACGCCTGCGGGATCGACGCGACCGTCGAGGCGCGCCACGGCGCCGACGACGAGGACGCCCTCGTCGGCGCGGCGAGCGTGATCGCGAAGGTCGAACGCGACGCCCACGTCGCCGCCATCGCGGCCGAGTACGACGAGTACGGCGGCGTCGGCAGCGGCTACCCGAGCGACCCGGCGACGCGGGCGTTCCTCGAAGCGTACGTCGACGACCGGGGCGAGTTACCCCCGTGCGCGCGGTCGTCGTGGGCGACCTGCGAGGAGGTGCTTGCGACCGCCGAGCAGGCGAGTCTGGGGGAGTTCTGA
- a CDS encoding tRNA pseudouridine(54/55) synthase Pus10: MTLTDDARAALATGPVCDSCLGRPFADRSFGLANAERGRALRTTVAMEDDEPFEAVEPADCWVCEGYCGAFDALAETVVDALDGVGFETYQVGSRVPPLVEENEELLREDAGLPADAGEPLKREVNREVGRRVGAATGADVEFERPDVLVVLDLEAFDPRDDDEVTSHAVDVQVNPAFVYGRYRKLEREIPQTEWPCRECGGDGVQLGDEGEEPCEHCGGSGYMYETSVEQAVRPHVVEAMDGDEGKFHGAGREDVDARMLGAGRPFVLEVKRPRKRRPDVEALEREINEATAGAVEVEGLRLATYEMVERVKEHDASKRYRADVAFDEPVSADEFEAALAELGGTTVEQYTPQRVDHRRANLTRTRTVYEIDGELLEADRAEVDIHGEGGLYVKELISGDDGRTEPSLAGLLGVGAEVTALDVTGVEGEDEPFEREAYFRDEPRDD, encoded by the coding sequence ATGACGCTCACCGACGACGCCCGCGCGGCGCTCGCGACGGGGCCGGTCTGTGACTCCTGTCTCGGGCGCCCGTTCGCCGACCGGAGTTTCGGTCTGGCAAACGCCGAGCGGGGGCGGGCGCTGCGGACGACCGTCGCCATGGAAGACGACGAGCCCTTCGAGGCCGTCGAGCCCGCCGACTGCTGGGTCTGTGAGGGGTACTGCGGCGCCTTCGACGCGCTCGCGGAGACGGTCGTCGACGCCCTCGACGGCGTCGGGTTCGAGACCTATCAGGTCGGCAGCCGCGTCCCGCCGCTGGTCGAGGAGAACGAGGAACTGCTGCGCGAGGACGCCGGCCTCCCCGCCGACGCCGGCGAACCGCTCAAGCGCGAGGTCAACCGCGAGGTCGGCCGCCGCGTCGGCGCGGCGACCGGTGCCGACGTCGAGTTCGAACGGCCCGACGTGCTCGTCGTCCTCGACCTCGAGGCGTTCGACCCGCGCGACGACGACGAGGTCACGAGCCACGCGGTCGACGTCCAGGTGAACCCGGCGTTCGTCTACGGTCGCTACCGGAAGCTCGAACGGGAGATCCCGCAGACGGAGTGGCCCTGCCGCGAGTGTGGCGGCGACGGCGTCCAGCTCGGCGACGAGGGCGAGGAACCCTGCGAGCACTGTGGCGGCTCGGGGTACATGTACGAGACGAGCGTCGAGCAGGCCGTCCGCCCGCACGTCGTCGAGGCGATGGACGGCGACGAGGGCAAGTTCCACGGCGCCGGTCGCGAGGACGTCGACGCCCGGATGCTCGGCGCGGGCCGGCCGTTCGTCCTCGAAGTGAAACGCCCCCGAAAGCGGCGCCCGGACGTCGAGGCCCTCGAACGCGAGATCAACGAGGCCACGGCCGGCGCGGTCGAGGTCGAGGGGCTGCGGCTGGCGACCTACGAGATGGTCGAGCGCGTCAAGGAACACGACGCGAGCAAGCGCTACCGCGCGGACGTCGCCTTCGACGAACCCGTCTCCGCCGACGAGTTCGAGGCCGCACTGGCCGAACTCGGCGGGACGACCGTCGAGCAGTACACCCCCCAGCGCGTCGACCACCGGCGGGCGAACCTGACCCGCACGCGGACCGTCTACGAGATCGACGGCGAACTGCTCGAAGCCGACCGCGCCGAGGTCGACATCCACGGCGAGGGCGGGCTCTACGTCAAGGAGCTGATAAGCGGCGACGACGGCCGCACGGAGCCGAGCCTCGCGGGACTGCTCGGCGTCGGCGCCGAGGTCACCGCGCTCGACGTGACGGGGGTCGAGGGCGAGGACGAGCCGTTCGAGCGCGAGGCGTACTTCCGGGACGAACCCCGGGACGACTGA
- a CDS encoding S1C family serine protease encodes MRQAPLGRRAFLAAGAAVAGTLAGCAGPRSEASDASMRGNSSVGAGIDRENRADGSTYTDVYEATIDSVALVQVDGVTDPATGEEGRGSGSAFRYGDSYLLTNHHVVAGADAVDLQYVTGDWSGTTVVGTDPYSDLAVLDADYVPDAAAPLSLSERRPVVGQEVLAIGNPLGLKGSMSQGIVSGVNRSYAPPGARFSLPNVVQTDAALNPGNSGGPLVDLDGDVVGVVHATGGENVGFAVSAALARRVVPSLIETGRYRHSFLGVELATVDRRIAAANDLDEASGVIVVDVLREGPAAGVLDGSDGTDGTDGSGLPVGGDVIREMAGQPIPDMHALTTFLALDTSPGDTVPIRLLRDGDPTTVEVTLGERPAPNGWASG; translated from the coding sequence ATGCGACAGGCACCACTCGGTCGCCGCGCGTTCCTCGCGGCCGGCGCCGCGGTCGCCGGGACGCTCGCGGGGTGTGCAGGGCCGCGGAGCGAGGCGTCGGACGCGTCGATGCGCGGCAACTCCTCCGTCGGGGCGGGAATCGACCGCGAGAACCGCGCGGACGGGTCGACGTACACCGACGTCTACGAGGCGACGATCGACTCCGTCGCGCTCGTGCAGGTCGACGGCGTCACCGACCCCGCGACCGGCGAGGAGGGACGCGGCTCCGGGTCCGCGTTTCGCTACGGCGACTCGTACCTGCTCACGAACCACCACGTCGTCGCCGGCGCCGACGCGGTCGACCTCCAGTACGTCACCGGCGACTGGAGCGGCACGACGGTCGTCGGTACGGACCCCTACAGCGACCTCGCGGTGCTCGACGCCGACTACGTCCCCGACGCCGCGGCGCCGCTGTCGCTGTCCGAGCGCCGGCCCGTCGTCGGTCAGGAGGTGCTCGCGATCGGCAACCCGCTGGGGCTCAAAGGCTCGATGTCACAGGGGATCGTCAGCGGCGTCAACCGGTCGTACGCGCCGCCGGGCGCGCGGTTCTCGCTACCGAACGTCGTCCAGACCGACGCCGCCCTCAACCCGGGCAACAGCGGCGGGCCGCTCGTGGACCTCGACGGCGACGTCGTCGGCGTCGTCCACGCCACGGGCGGCGAGAACGTCGGCTTCGCCGTCTCGGCGGCGCTGGCGCGGCGCGTCGTCCCGTCGCTGATCGAGACCGGCAGGTACCGCCACTCCTTCCTCGGGGTCGAACTCGCGACCGTCGACCGGCGGATCGCCGCGGCGAACGACCTCGACGAGGCGTCGGGGGTCATCGTCGTGGACGTCCTCCGGGAGGGGCCCGCGGCGGGCGTCCTCGACGGGAGCGACGGGACCGACGGGACCGACGGGTCCGGCCTCCCCGTCGGCGGCGACGTGATCCGCGAGATGGCCGGGCAGCCGATCCCCGACATGCACGCGCTCACGACGTTCCTCGCCCTCGACACGAGTCCGGGCGATACCGTGCCGATCCGCCTCCTGCGCGACGGCGACCCGACGACCGTCGAGGTGACCCTCGGCGAGCGGCCCGCCCCGAACGGGTGGGCGTCGGGGTGA
- a CDS encoding DUF7511 domain-containing protein: MSSDPDVDTRRDGADPQSPPIDHVTVENDDAPNECALFPREASEEELLTTWITAHEGSYVDLESMR; encoded by the coding sequence ATGAGCTCGGACCCCGACGTCGACACCCGGCGCGACGGCGCCGACCCGCAGTCGCCGCCGATCGATCACGTCACGGTCGAGAACGACGACGCGCCGAACGAGTGTGCGCTCTTCCCGCGGGAGGCGAGCGAGGAGGAGCTACTGACGACCTGGATCACGGCCCACGAAGGCTCGTACGTCGACCTCGAGTCGATGCGGTGA
- a CDS encoding HVO_A0556 family zinc finger protein — protein sequence MAESLSSGRGVLSALEGRGCEFCADGTLVRERYKGNRAAVCDSCGTPRAQFWAISGE from the coding sequence ATGGCGGAATCACTGTCGAGCGGGCGCGGCGTGCTGTCGGCGCTCGAAGGGCGGGGCTGCGAGTTCTGCGCGGACGGGACGCTCGTCCGCGAGCGGTACAAGGGAAACAGGGCGGCCGTCTGCGATAGCTGCGGCACGCCCCGGGCGCAGTTCTGGGCGATTTCGGGCGAGTGA